One Armatimonadota bacterium genomic window, AACCCCCAAACCACCCCAGACCTTCTCGACGCGGGGGAGGGTGGCCTTTAGGCCGGGTGGGGGTGCGATGGGGTGCAGGGTGTAGGGTCTGGGGTTCAGGGTAACTGGCGAAGGCCGAGGAAGACCTCCCCCACCCTGTCCCTCCCCCTCGCTACTCCATACCAGAAAACGCCCAAGCTCAGACCCCGCGAAGGAGAGGGGACCAAACCCTTCGTCATCGTCCCACCCCCAGGCACGTGATTTGTGATGACGCTAAGGGAGGGGTTCAGGGTTGAGGGTTCGGGGTTCGGGGTCTGGGGTTCAGGGTTCTGAGCCCCCATTCGCCCTTCGCCCTTCGCCCTTCGCCTACCGTCATCGTCCCACCCCTAGGCACGTGATCCGGGATGACACTAAGAGCGTAGGTGGGCTGTTGAATGAGGAATGAGGCCCGGACCGTCAACCGTCATCCGTCAACCGTCAACTGCCACCCGCCGTCCAACTTCCGCCACGTGCTGGGCCGTGAACCCAAACTCCTCCATTAGCTTCGGACCCGGCGCAGACGCCCCAAAATGGTCCAGCCCGACGTGGGCAGTGGCATACCTTTCCCAACCCAGCGTCACTCCCGCCTCGACCGACACGGTGCGCCCCCGGTCTGGCAGCACTGAGGCTCGATACCCCGCCGACTGCCTTTCGAACAGAAACGCACTGGGCAGGTTCACGACCCGCGTGGCGATTCCCTCCGCCTCCAGGATGTCGCGCGCCTGCAGCGCCACCGACGTCTCACTCCCGGTCGCCACCAGGATGACCTTTGGGGACCCCGAAGACGCCTCATTCAGGATGTAGCCCCCCAACCGGGCAGGGTGAGAGGAGGAGGGGTGCTCAGGTGGGGAGAGGAGGTTTTCAGGTTTTCGGGTTGTCTGGTGTTCGTGCCCGGATTCCTGAGGACCCGACAACCCGAGAACCTGATCACCCCTCTCCGTGATCACCGGCAGATTCTGCCGCGTCAGCGCCAGCAGAGAGGGCCCGTCTTTTCGTTCCAATGCGAGTTGCCAACAGGCCGCTGTCTCGGCGGCGTCGGCGGGGCGCATCACGTTCAGGTTCGGGATCGCCCTCAGGCTCATCAGGTGCTCGACCGGCTGGTGCGTGGGGCCGTCTTCGCCAAGGCCGATGGAATCGTGCGTGAACACGAAGATCGAGGGGCAGTGCATGAGGGCTGCGAGCCGGATCGCCGGGCGGCAGTAATCGCTAAAGACCAGGAAGCTGGCGCCATAGGCCCGGAGGCCGCCGTGCCGGTTGATGCCGTTCACGATGCAACCCATCGCATGCTCCCGAATGCCGAACGCGATATTGCGCCCCTCGGGGGTCTCCGGCTGGAATTCGGGAATTCCCTTAAGATGGGTGAGGTTGCTCTCGGCCAGGTCCGCGCTGCCTCCCACCAGGTAGGGGACCTCTTGCGCCAGGACCTGAAGGGTCTCTGACCCCGCGACCCGGGTCGAGGTGGGCTTTTCGAACTTGGGAAGTCGCTCGGCGAGGTCTGCGGGGAGTTCTCCTGCTAGGGCTCGATCCAGCCGCATCGCCTCCTCGGGATAGGCGCTTCGGTACGCGCTGAGCCGCTCCTTCCAAGCCGCTTCGGCAGCCGCCCCACACGCCACGGCTTTGCCCATAGCCTCCCGCACCGCATCGGGCACAAGGAACTTCGGCTCCAGCGGAATCCCCAGCCTCTGCTTGGCCAGGTCCACTTCTTCCGCCCCCAAGGGTGCTCCGTGAACCTTCGAGGTCCCAGCTTTGTTCGGGCTGCCGAAGCCGATGGTGGTCTTGCACGCGATGAGGCTCGGGGCATCGGTGTGGGCCCGGGCCGCCTGAATGGCCCGATCCACGGCGTCCACGTCCATCCCGTCCACGGTCTGCGTATGCCATCCCAGCGCGGCGAACCGGGCGGGAACATCCTCGGTGAACGCGATCTTGGTCGAGCCGTCGATGGTGATGCCGTTATCGTCGTATAGGGCGATCAGCTTGCCGAGCCTCAGATGCCCGGCCAGCGAGCAGGCCTCGTTGGTTACGCCCTCCATCAGGTCGCCGTCCGAGCAGATCACATAGGTGAAGTGGCCGATCAAGTCGAAACCGGGCTTGTTGTAGCTGGCAGCGAGGTGACGCTCGGCGATGGCCATGCCGACCGCCGTGGAGAGCCCTTGGCCGAGCGGTCCGGTGGCCATTTCAACTCCGGGGGTGAGGGTGTTCTCAGGGTGGCCCGGCGTGCGGCTTCCCCACTGGCGAAACGCTTTCAGATCGTCGAGGCTGACGTCGTAGCCGGTCAGGTGGAGCAGCGAATAGAGGAGCATCGACCCGTGCCCGGCGGAGAGCACGAAGCGGTCGCGATCAAACCAATCTGGGTTCTTGGGGTTGTGTTTGAGGTGCCTTGCCCAGACCGCGTAGCCCATCGCTGCGGCGCCCATGGGGAGCCCAGGATGGCCCGAATTGGCCTGCTGCACGCCGTCCATGCTGAGCCCCCGGATGGTGTTCAGGCAGAGGTTGACGAGTTCAGGCGAGAGGGGCTCCACGATTCGGGATGGTACCGGAAGGAGACGCCTCCAGACATGAGAACGAACGCCCACGCACACCGCGTCCGACTGGTGATTGAGGTAGATACAGCGAATGTGGGATGTGGGATGCTGGATGCGTCTCAGAGTTTCCTTCGCCTCTCGCCTCTCGCCCTTCAGCCCTTTGTGTCATCGTCCCACACATAGGCACGTGATTCGTGATGACGCTATGAAGGGCGAGGCTCCGTCCGAGCAGGAGGATAGAGGACAAAGGACAACCGGACGGGATTCCCCTATCCCCTATCCCATATCCCATATCCGTCCCCCCACCTCAGTGAGCAAAGACGATGACTCGAACCACCTCAGGTACCCTCTCGGGCGTGTTCCGCGCAGCCAAACTGGCATTACCCGCACTGGCATCCTTGTTCGCTCTGCTGCTGCCGGGCCAAGTCGCAGCCCAGGCGCGGTCGGGCAGCTACACACCCGCCGGCGCGGCGCCGGTCTCTTGGAGCATCAACCCAAACCACGCCCTGATCTGGGACGGCAAGCCCTACCTTCCCTGTGGCGTCCGGATTCCCGGCTCTGTCGAGGCCGTGGCTCGGGCCAAGGCCGCCGGGGTCGCCGACGTAATCGTGGAGCTTCCCGCAAGCGGAATGGGCTGGCAGCCGGTTCTCGACAAGCTCGAAGCCGAAGGCATGCGGTACCTGATCGCGATCAACTCGCTGGCCGCACCTGCCACCGGAATCGCCGTCGAGCCACAGGCCTACCGCATCACAGGCATCACCAAGAAGACTCATCTCGAAAGGTCCATCCCAGGGGCAACGAGCGCACTCGTGCTCTTTGTGACCCGGGTCGACGGCACGATCCGGCAGACCAAACGGGTCCAAATCGAGAACGGCAAGCTTTCCCTTGACGTGGACCCCATCAGCAGCCTGGAACACGTGGTGCTGGTCTATCCCGAAATGGCCAGCCTGGCGCAGCTCGACTGTTGGGCGGGCCTCGACGCGCACCGCGACACCCTTTTGCTCACGCTCAAACGCCACAAGCTGGGGCCCGGACTGCGCGGCATTCTCAACCCCGTCGGCGCATCGCCAAGACTGCGCACGCCGCAGAGCTTCGTCCCCACCGACCCGGTCTTCCGCAACGAGTTCCAGAGCTATTTGGCAAGCCGCTATTCCGGCGCGCTCGAAACGCTGCAGCGAACCTGGGGCCTAAAGGCCGCGAACCTGAATTCGTTCGAGCAAGCAGCCCGACTGGTGCCCCTGTGGGCAGGCACACGAGGGGTCCCCATGGTCTTCGATCCTTCGACCGGGATGACCTACCAGGTGGACATGCCGACCTCCAAGATCTGGTCCGACATCGAGACCGTGATCACCCAAGCCGAGGCGCGGCGGTTCCGGCGGCTGGCGGGAAGCCTCAAGCAGGTTTGCGATGTCCCGATCGTACAAGAGTGGATGGGGTGGAATGCGCCCTATGAGAACGGCACGGCGGCCCTCGACGGCCTTGCTGCGGCGACGTCTGGCACGACGCCCTCCGAAGTTTCGAATTCTGCGGCCCGCTGCGCCAGCTCCGTGTTCCGCTGGAAGGACTCGGGATGGCTCATCGCCGGATCAATCGATCTTGGCTTGGGCGAGGGCCTGGACGCCAAGCTGAACCCGGTGCTCGAAGACTTGACGGCCATGGGCTACCGGGGATGGTTTGTCAAGGCGGACGATGCGAAGCTGCTGATGGCAGTTGGTCAGGAGGCCCCGAAGCGGGGTGCGGACGTCACGGCGGCCAACTGGACCGTTCAGCCGGTTTTCTTCCCGGAGAGCGCGCTGAACCCCGCGAACACGATGGCCTTGCCGGGTTTCAAGTGGTGGCTGCCGAGCCCGGACGACGGAAACCGAGTGGAATTGGGCGAACGGATCTCCTGCTACCGGATCGGGCAGGGTGGGGCTTCGACGTTTGTGCTCTGGTCAAAGGCCCAGCCGATGCGCGTGAAGCTGCTTTTCACCGATCCCAAGAAGCCCCTCTTCTCAAGCCTCGATGGCTCCGACCCGAAGCCCAAACTGGTCAAGGGCGGGGTGGAGGTAGACCTCTCGACGCTGCCTCTGATCATCACCAACACCGAGGAGATCCCGATCCCGGAGACTTGCGTCAAGGAGGTCAGTTGGCAGTTCGACCAGCTCCTGAAGGAGGCCGAAGGGTTACGCATCGACACAAACGACATGCGCTTCCTCTACATCACATCGCTCGATGGGCTGGAACGCAGCCCGGGGGGGAACTTCGTTCAGATGCGTCAGATCGTGGACAAGCTGAGCCAGAGGCTGGCGCCCTTCGTGTGGCTGGAGGCCGAGAACGTCGGTGAGACCAATTTCAGCGAAATCCTGAAAGCTCCCGGGGTCAGCAACGGTTCGGTGCTGGGTTTGCGCACCGCGCTTTCGGCGGGTTCGAGCGGTTTCGACGCGGAGTACCGGTTCCTGCCGAGGTCGGAGGCTGAGACGGAGGTCTGGATTGCCGCACGGATTCCAGCGGAGGCGCGTGGCGCCGTGCAGATTCGGGTCGCAGGCCAGACCTTGCGGATCGAGGAAGGTCCCCTGAGCCTCTATGGTCCGGGCTTTGGCTGGTACCGAGTGGGCTCCACGAGGCTGGCCAGGGGCGAATCCAAGCTCATCGTGCACATCGACGGGGGCGACGGTGTCGAGTTC contains:
- the tkt gene encoding transketolase yields the protein MDGVQQANSGHPGLPMGAAAMGYAVWARHLKHNPKNPDWFDRDRFVLSAGHGSMLLYSLLHLTGYDVSLDDLKAFRQWGSRTPGHPENTLTPGVEMATGPLGQGLSTAVGMAIAERHLAASYNKPGFDLIGHFTYVICSDGDLMEGVTNEACSLAGHLRLGKLIALYDDNGITIDGSTKIAFTEDVPARFAALGWHTQTVDGMDVDAVDRAIQAARAHTDAPSLIACKTTIGFGSPNKAGTSKVHGAPLGAEEVDLAKQRLGIPLEPKFLVPDAVREAMGKAVACGAAAEAAWKERLSAYRSAYPEEAMRLDRALAGELPADLAERLPKFEKPTSTRVAGSETLQVLAQEVPYLVGGSADLAESNLTHLKGIPEFQPETPEGRNIAFGIREHAMGCIVNGINRHGGLRAYGASFLVFSDYCRPAIRLAALMHCPSIFVFTHDSIGLGEDGPTHQPVEHLMSLRAIPNLNVMRPADAAETAACWQLALERKDGPSLLALTRQNLPVITERGDQVLGLSGPQESGHEHQTTRKPENLLSPPEHPSSSHPARLGGYILNEASSGSPKVILVATGSETSVALQARDILEAEGIATRVVNLPSAFLFERQSAGYRASVLPDRGRTVSVEAGVTLGWERYATAHVGLDHFGASAPGPKLMEEFGFTAQHVAEVGRRVAVDG